Proteins found in one Miscanthus floridulus cultivar M001 chromosome 4, ASM1932011v1, whole genome shotgun sequence genomic segment:
- the LOC136552919 gene encoding WEB family protein At2g38370-like codes for MNGEAEPQELAPPGASAGGAGAGLQGRAEVDTSAPFKSVREAVDHFGGSAAWSSHLIKRMFAPPNPKKQEGAEELADLEEQSAQLEKELGVKERETLDVLKELESTKKVVADLKLKIQNEDAGAFCIPEEWVQGQAEAPTGTEEPAEMQPENAETDVVMGALHVQQLQQSPGSSVLPIGTGEPAEVQPENAETGAIMGALHVQLQQSPGSSVLKGLEQAKANLNRTTSDLAAIRASVESLRNDIAKERVLVERSREKVCANMTLIASLEDELDPTAQKLQTLRGLQRRRDDPSDIFVEIKKMTSELEQLRNAANSSKSEAAMLSAEIEQMRASIGTAEVRCRAAKKIEEAARAAEALALAEIKILLSNEASAEDLQGTEGVSLSLEEYSELAAKAQEADECSRKKIEAAMVQVDEASQTESDSLRKLEEARLQVEECKKALQEAQKRVDAANRGKIAVEEALRRCRSTTGHRRRSVHDPPKFKHPAPRSRDSQNMDVVDASKGPLKPTLSIGQILSMKLMGPDGYDKSVSEDASEASNMSLGQILNRRRAVVYSSDATAHKKFSGKRKKFAFTGLSVFLAKQAKSKKKKGSH; via the exons ATGAACGGCGAGGCCGAGCCGCAAGAACTCGCCCCGCCCGGCGCCTccgccggcggcgccggcgccggcctgCAGGGCAGGGCTGAGGTCGACACCTCGGCGCCCTTCAAGTCGGTACGCGAGGCCGTCGACCACTTCGGCGGCAGCGCCGCCTGGAGCTCCCACCTTATCAAGCGTATGTTCGCGCCCCCAAACCCAAAG AAGCAGGAGGGGGCCGAAGAACTGGCCGATCTGGAGGAGCAGAGCGCGCAGCTAGAGAAGGAGCTCGGAGTCAAAGAAAGGGAGACGCTTGATGTGCTGAAAGAGTTGGAGTCCACCAAGAAGGTGGTTGCAGATTTAAAGCTAAAGATACAGAACGAGGATGCCGGTGCATTCTGCATCCCTGAAGAGTGGGTTCAGGGTCAAGCCGAGGCGCCCACTGGCACTGAAGAGCCTGCAGAAATGCAGCCTGAGAATGCTGAAACTGATGTTGTTATGGGCGCGCTACATGTGCAGCAGCTTCAGCAATCCCCTGGTTCTTCAGTGCTGCCCATTGGCACCGGAGAACCTGCAGAAGTGCAGCCTGAGAATGCTGAAACTGGTGCGATTATGGGCGCGCTACATGTGCAGCTGCAGCAGTCTCCTGGATCTTCAGTGCTGAAGGGCCTTGAGCAGGCAAAAGCCAACCTAAACAGGACCACGAGTGATCTTGCGGCTATCAGAGCCTCCGTCGAGTCGCTGCGGAACGACATTGCCAAAGAGAGAGTCTTGGTGGAGAGAAGCCGAGAGAAGGTTTGCGCCAATATGACGTTGATTGCCTCTCTGGAGGACGAGCTGGACCCGACCGCACAGAAGCTGCAGACTCTGCGGGGTCTGCAGAGGAGGCGTGACGATCCGTCAGACATCTTTGTCGAGATCAAGAAGATGACATCTGAGCTAGAGCAGCTCAGGAATGCTGCGAATTCGTCAAAATCTGAAGCTGCTATGCTGTCTGCCGAAATTGAGCAGATGAGAGCTAGCATTGGCACTGCTGAGGTGAGGTGTCGTGCAGCCAAGAAAATAGAAGAGGCAGCAAGAGCAGCAGAAGCTCTTGCCCTTGCTGAAATCAAGATCCTACTAAGCAATGAAGCTTCAGCTGAGGATCTTCAGGGCACGGAAGGCGTGAGCCTTTCATTGGAAGAGTACTCTGAGCTTGCTGCCAAAGCTCAGGAGGCTGATGAATGCTCAAGAAAGAAAATCGAAGCTGCAATGGTACAGGTCGATGAAGCCAGCCAGACAGAATCTGACTCTCTCAGAAAGCTGGAAGAAGCTCGGTTACAAGTCGAGGAATGTAAGAAGGCACTACAGGAGGCCCAGAAGAGGGTGGATGCTGCTAACCGCGGGAAGATCGCGGTAGAAGAGGCTCTCCGCAGATGTCGATCCACGACAGGACACAGGAGGCGTTCAGTCCATGACCCTCCCAAGTTCAAACATCCAGCTCCCCGTTCCAGAGATTCTCAGAATATGGATGTAGTTGACGCTTCAAAGGGTCCCTTGAAGCCAACATTGTCGATAGGGCAGATATTGAGCATGAAGCTAATGGGACCAGATGGGTATGACAAAAGCGTTTCAGAGGACGCAAGCGAAGCTTCTAATATGTCGCTTGGACAGATCCTGAACCGCAGGCGTGCAGTTGTGTATAGCAGTGATGCAACTGCTCACAAGAAATTCTCAGGGAAGAGGAAGAAGTTTGCCTTTACAGGGCTGTCGGTTTTCTTGGCGAAACAAGCcaagagcaagaagaaaaaggGATCACATTAG